A DNA window from Streptomyces sp. CA-278952 contains the following coding sequences:
- a CDS encoding protein phosphatase 2C domain-containing protein — protein MRIELATAPGSPERPNEDWVSGALPASGQGGVLVLLDGVTPPPGDDGCVHSVPWFTARLGGALVELSGSRPDLTLTEVLAEAISRTADTHRVTCDLSHVRTPQATVILARWDEHAVEHLVLSDSALLLESPDGTVRAVLDDRLDRLPPGSLASNEIADATVRNKEGGFFTAAADPSVAARAVTGRTPAAGVRALAALTDGATRWTEVFGEGDWTDALGLLRKAGPQGLIDRVRELEDADAAAGRVRLRHGKTHDDATALLVELG, from the coding sequence ATGCGCATCGAACTCGCCACCGCGCCCGGAAGCCCCGAACGCCCCAACGAGGACTGGGTCTCCGGAGCCCTTCCCGCGTCCGGCCAGGGCGGTGTGCTGGTCCTGCTCGACGGCGTCACCCCGCCGCCGGGGGACGACGGCTGTGTGCACTCGGTCCCGTGGTTCACCGCACGGCTCGGCGGCGCGCTGGTGGAACTGTCCGGTTCCCGCCCCGACCTGACCCTGACAGAGGTCCTGGCCGAGGCCATCTCCCGTACAGCCGACACGCATCGAGTCACCTGTGACCTTTCTCACGTACGTACGCCTCAGGCGACCGTGATTCTGGCACGTTGGGACGAACACGCGGTCGAGCACCTGGTGCTCTCCGACTCGGCCCTGCTGCTGGAGTCCCCCGACGGCACGGTCCGGGCGGTCCTCGACGACCGGCTGGACCGGCTGCCGCCGGGCTCGCTCGCCTCGAACGAGATCGCCGATGCCACGGTGCGCAACAAGGAGGGCGGCTTCTTCACCGCCGCCGCCGATCCGTCGGTGGCGGCGCGCGCGGTGACGGGCAGGACCCCGGCGGCCGGCGTCCGGGCCCTCGCCGCGCTCACGGACGGCGCGACCCGGTGGACGGAGGTGTTCGGCGAGGGCGACTGGACGGACGCGCTGGGGCTGCTGCGGAAGGCCGGGCCGCAGGGCCTGATCGACCGGGTGCGGGAGCTGGAGGACGCCGACGCGGCGGCCGGGCGCGTACGGCTGCGGCACGGCAAGACGCACGACGACGCCACCGCGCTCCTGGTGGAGCTGGGCTGA
- a CDS encoding MarR family winged helix-turn-helix transcriptional regulator, producing MRGNDSGPEPGATDGSGVDHEFLALERELAVFLRRARATSGDMAREVHPELEPAAYGLLVRLEAAGRQRATELAAYFGVGKATMSRQLHSLENLGLVTREPDPADGRAWLVHLTDDGLARFRSVRDARRGRYVRKLADWDRAEVAELARLLHQLNARAES from the coding sequence GTGCGCGGGAACGACAGCGGGCCGGAGCCGGGCGCGACGGACGGAAGTGGTGTGGACCACGAATTTCTGGCACTGGAGCGCGAGTTGGCCGTGTTCCTGCGCCGGGCGCGCGCCACCTCGGGCGACATGGCCCGGGAGGTCCACCCCGAACTGGAGCCCGCCGCCTACGGCCTGCTCGTCCGTCTGGAGGCGGCGGGCCGTCAGCGGGCCACCGAGCTGGCCGCCTACTTCGGCGTCGGCAAGGCCACCATGAGCCGCCAGTTGCACTCCCTGGAGAACCTCGGGCTGGTGACCCGCGAACCCGACCCGGCCGACGGGCGGGCCTGGCTCGTCCACCTCACCGACGACGGCCTGGCCCGCTTCCGCAGCGTCCGGGACGCCCGCCGGGGGCGCTACGTGCGCAAACTGGCCGACTGGGACCGGGCCGAGGTCGCCGAGCTGGCCCGGCTCCTGCACCAGCTGAACGCCCGCGCCGAGAGCTGA
- a CDS encoding polysaccharide deacetylase family protein gives MPLSKIGLTAALVTALTLTLGGCSMDTTAPGSARGEAASDAKGSFGPVDCRKAKCIALTFDAGPGKDTPRLLDILEEKKVHATFFLLGKHHVIKHPDVVQRIEDEGHEVANHTWTHKVLTDQKPDEIRAELEKTQLAIEKITGKKPRLMRPPQGRTDDTVSDISKNLGLSQVLWSATAKDYSTNDSALIKKRILDQASKDGIILLHDIYKGTVPAVPGIIDALQKDGYTFVTVPELMAPAVPEPGTIYRP, from the coding sequence ATGCCGTTGTCCAAGATCGGGTTGACCGCCGCGCTGGTGACGGCGCTCACACTGACGTTGGGCGGCTGCTCCATGGACACCACGGCGCCGGGCTCGGCACGCGGCGAGGCGGCCTCCGACGCCAAGGGCTCGTTCGGGCCGGTGGACTGCCGCAAGGCCAAGTGCATCGCCCTGACCTTCGACGCGGGTCCGGGCAAGGACACGCCGAGGCTGCTGGACATCCTCGAGGAGAAGAAGGTGCACGCCACCTTCTTCCTGCTGGGCAAGCACCACGTCATCAAGCACCCCGACGTGGTGCAGCGCATCGAGGACGAGGGCCACGAGGTCGCCAACCACACCTGGACGCACAAGGTGCTGACCGACCAGAAGCCGGACGAGATACGCGCCGAGCTGGAGAAGACGCAGCTGGCCATCGAGAAGATCACCGGCAAGAAGCCCCGGCTGATGCGCCCGCCGCAGGGCCGCACCGACGACACGGTCTCGGACATCAGCAAGAACCTGGGGCTCTCCCAGGTGCTGTGGAGCGCCACCGCCAAGGACTACTCCACGAACGACTCCGCGCTGATCAAGAAGCGGATCCTGGACCAGGCGAGCAAGGACGGCATCATCCTGCTGCACGACATCTACAAGGGCACCGTCCCCGCCGTGCCCGGGATCATCGACGCGCTCCAGAAGGACGGCTACACCTTCGTGACCGTCCCCGAGCTGATGGCCCCGGCCGTGCCGGAGCCGGGCACGATCTACCGCCCCTGA